The Gloeobacter violaceus PCC 7421 DNA window ATCGTTCAGAAGATCGTTGCTGCCTGCGGAGATGAAGTAGAGCGTCTGGGGTGTGACCTGTGGCGCCGGCTGAGTAAAGGTACCGAGCTGGTAGAGCAGGCCCGGTGTCTCCGGGGGGGGGCCACCAAGAGGAATGGGCTGCTCCAAGAAAAAGCCCGAGGGAGCACCGCCAAAGGCAAAGTTTTGCCCTCCCGCCGTGGTACTGGGCACCAGGTTGATGCCCAAAGGGGCCAGGACATTCTCGATCCAGAGCGGACCGTTGGAGAAACGACCCGAAAAGTAAGGCGGGCTGGGGGGAAACACGCCGCCGTTTGCGTTGAAGACGTTTCCGGTATCGACCAGACTGTCGCCAAACACGTAAACACCGTCGACTTCTAGCGGATCCACTTTCGTTCCATTGGAGAGTGCATTGTTACTGGTGGTCGTGTCGACGGTTTGGGCATAAGCGGCCGTCGGAGCCGCCGTCACATAGGCTGCTACGCTTGCAGCGAGCAGTAGGCAAGCACTCAAAGATCGAAAGGTACCAAACATTACGAATTCCTCCATTGTAGAGCTGATTGATCGTCTTTACCAAAGCGAGAGTTGGGGTGTACTCACACGGCTTTGCTGGCAATGCGGTTCACATCGCCCTCGACGCATATTCACTTTCTATCTGGGACGAATTGGCGAGAACTTTAGCTCTGGAGCAAGTGTCAGGTGTCAGGTATCAGATAAAAAACCGTTGCCCATACAGGTTTTGAGCAGCCAACGGTTTTATGCACCCAAATAACGCTCTGGAGCGCTTTTCGGGTGCCCAGACAACAGCAGATTGCCCAAATCCCAGTTGACAGGCGTTTCAACCCTGGCACCTGACACCTGACACCTGCTCCAGACTGGCTTCAGTCCGGCCGACAATTCAGCGGCTGCTCCTCACTGCTATCGAAGGTGAGCAAGTAACGCGCCGTGCGTTCTGTGCCGTCCGGCCAGTCGGGTAACCCCCGCTTCTGCAGTGCTTCTACTGCCCCGAGCAGTGCCGCATCCTGCTCGGCGCCGCTGGAGATTAGTACCTCTGGCGCTTCTGTCAAACGGACCCGGCCCGCCGCCACCGACAAGGGCACCTCAAGCACCGTGGGTCCGTCGGTATCGGGCAGGGGTGACAATTCGCCCAGCGCCTTGCAGAGTGTAACGGCGTAGTCCCGGTGGGCGCTGTCGGCGTCGCCCCGCACCACCACTTTTTCGGGGCCGGCGGCGATGAGCGGCGCGGGCAAGCGCCGGGCCGCAGGAGGGACCGACGGTTTGTTTTCAGGACGGGGGCGGGCCACCGGTCGCTCGGCCGCGGCCTGCGGCTTTCGGGTCTGCTGGGTCTGCTGGGTCTGCCGGGGCGCCGGGGCGGCGGGGGAACGGGGCGTGGCCTTTGGGGGCGGATCGGCCTGGGGGCGCTGGGTCGCGGGCCGCTCGGGTGGAGGCGGTGCATCCGCCAGAGTCGGCGGCGAAGGGGTCTGGGCCATGCGGGCGAGACCGGCGAACAAAACCACGCTGATCCCGGCCGCCACCGCTCCCAGATACCACCATCCTCTTTCCCGGGGCGGCACGGGCCTCGCCATCAGCTGGTCCCAGATGGCTTGTTCGGCCGGATCGCTGCACGGGCGAAGCGTTTCTGCCGTAGCGGTCCAACCGCTGCGGCGCAGCAATTCCGGGATCGCCTCCGCCATATCCTCGGCCGTCCGTTGGTTCGAGGCTGCGGGCGCTCCGGCGCCCTGCGGACAGGGCGCGCTCCCGGGCTCCTCCCGGCTTCTCCGGCACTGGGCGCCGCGGCAAAAATGCGTGTCGCCGCACTCGTCGTTAAAATCCGGCCCCAACAGCTCGGCCAGGCGCTTCTTGATGTCGCCCAGTTTCTGGGAGATCCGCCCGGGGGAACGGCCCATGGAGCGGGCGACGTCCTGTTTGACCTCACCGCGCAGGAAGATGCGCTCCAGCAACAACCGATCCGCTGCGCTCAGCCCATCCACCGCCCGCAGGAACTGCTCGCGGCACTGCTGCTCCAGCAGCGCGTCCCCGACAGCCGCTCTAGCGTCGGGGATGCCCTCCAGCAAGTCCGGGGGAGGGTCGCCGCCAGAACCCGCCGCCCCGTGTGCCGATGTGGCTTGGGCGAGTTGCAGCGCCCGCCGCCGCTGCTGACGACCCCGCTCCGTGACGGGCGCAGGCCGCCCCCAGCGGGGATTGACCCGGCGCTGCAGACTGCTGAACACCTCCTGCAGGACGTGATTGCTCAACCATGTCGAAAATCGGCCTCGCTGGGGTTCGAATTGTGGCAGGCGCTCGTGCAACAGCAACAGCACCTCCTCCTCGAACACCTGCACATCGAAGCGTCCCTCCCAGGCTGCGTTGCGGGCACTACAGTACTGGCGGCACAGGTGACGCAGCAACCGGTGCATCTCGACCATACCAGCGCGGTTGGCCTCGCGCTCCAACCTGGCGAGCTTTGTGTTGCGCTCCGCAGGTGTAATTGCCGTTTCCCGACGGATCACGTGCCACTGCCATACCAGTGGCTGTAACCGCACAGCCAGCTCGTGCAGCGCGTCGGCGATGCTCGGCTGGGCCGGGTGGGCCAAGTTGAAAACTTTCATATGCGCATTTTCCTCCCATTCTCGATTCGGCAACAGAGACGAGAACGTGCCGCGGCGGACACTAACATCTATATAGGTCCGTTTTCCCGCCGCTTTAGCCGCCGGCCAAAATAGTTCTTCAAAGATGCGACGAGCTTAAAGCAGGTGCCAGGTGTCAGGGGGAAAACCCCGCCGCCAGTACGGTTTTCAGCCGACTGGCTGTAGTTTGTGCGACTGCAAACCGCTCTAAGGGAAATCTACCGGGTAGCGCCATCCCGGGGCGGATCTGTCGGGGCGTTCGTCCGAGTGTTCAGGGCCGTCATCCGGGCGCGAAAGGCCGCCAGATCCGGCGCTTTCGGTTCGGTCCGCGCAAAGGAGGAACGCTGATTTAACCGCCGTCCCCATTGCTGCAGGTGCGGGTAATCGTCGAGCAAGACGCCCACCCCCGGCAGCCGGGGCACGACTGTGCCTGCCACCACTTCCGCCAGGGTGAATTGCTCGCCTGCGAAGTAAGTTTGCTCCCCCAGCAGTTGCTCAAAAAAGCCAAGCGCCGTCGCGATTCGCCCTTTGGCCTGCTCAGCGGCTGCCGCTTCGACCGCCGCCCCCATCGAGCGGCGGATGAGCAACCCGAAAGGCGGCACCAGTTCGTTGATCGTCACCAGTTCGACCATCCGCACGGCGGCCAGCACCTCGGGCTTCCCGGGCAATAGCGCAGGCATCGGGTACTTCGCTTCGAGGTAGTCGAGAATGGCGAGCGATTCGAGTACCCGCAATCCGCCATCGACGAGCACCGGAATGTGATGAAAAGGGTTCAGGGCGAGAAAGTCTTCGCGCCACTGGTCGCCGTCGAGTTGCAGCGCGATCGACTCGAAGGGCAGACCCTTCTCCAACAGAGCAATCCAGACGCGGCGGGAGTTGAAGGAGATGGGCAGGTGGTAGAGCTTGAGCACGGTGTCTTCCAGTGACCAGCCCGATTGTAGTATCAAGGACGGGGTGGTAACGGCGGCAGGTCGGGCTGGGGCAGACCCGCCAAGCGCAAAACAGTTGCGAGATTCGCAAAAGCCGGCCGAAGCCAATTTTTGTCCGGCACAGGAAAAAATTCTGGATGCTGCTGGGCAAATCGGTTAGATAGAGAAGCATGTATGCAGACGAATAGGAGCATTTTCGATGGAAGAGCGCCTGGACCGTGCTGAGCAGCGGCTTGACCAGCATGGCGAGTTGATAGCCGAACTGCGGGCCGCCACGCTGACTAACACTCAGAACCTCGATCGGTTGGTCGGTGTTGGCGAACGGTTCATCAACGTGGCGGTCGACGCTGTCACAGAGCTACGCACAACTACTGCCAGATTGGACCAAAATGTCGAAGAATTGCGCACCATGGGCTTGCGCCAGCAAGAGGCCATCGAAGAGTTGCGGGCGTTCAACCGCCGCCA harbors:
- a CDS encoding glutathione S-transferase family protein encodes the protein MLKLYHLPISFNSRRVWIALLEKGLPFESIALQLDGDQWREDFLALNPFHHIPVLVDGGLRVLESLAILDYLEAKYPMPALLPGKPEVLAAVRMVELVTINELVPPFGLLIRRSMGAAVEAAAAEQAKGRIATALGFFEQLLGEQTYFAGEQFTLAEVVAGTVVPRLPGVGVLLDDYPHLQQWGRRLNQRSSFARTEPKAPDLAAFRARMTALNTRTNAPTDPPRDGATR
- a CDS encoding SGNH/GDSL hydrolase family protein; this encodes MFGTFRSLSACLLLAASVAAYVTAAPTAAYAQTVDTTTSNNALSNGTKVDPLEVDGVYVFGDSLVDTGNVFNANGGVFPPSPPYFSGRFSNGPLWIENVLAPLGINLVPSTTAGGQNFAFGGAPSGFFLEQPIPLGGPPPETPGLLYQLGTFTQPAPQVTPQTLYFISAGSNDLLNDFLANRELDYNVPVQNLTTAVATLYAYGARNIVISNIPDLSRAPLTQVNPGELPTLKDQVKLANKYIKIALQELKQSRPGLNTILLDFYTRFNKFLDAPQDYGLTNTISPCLTAVAVCANPDEYLFWDEVHPTAAVGQELAEFFTGTIFTSSP